One Bos taurus isolate L1 Dominette 01449 registration number 42190680 breed Hereford chromosome 3, ARS-UCD2.0, whole genome shotgun sequence DNA window includes the following coding sequences:
- the LOC132344949 gene encoding LOW QUALITY PROTEIN: UDP-glucuronosyltransferase 1A3-like (The sequence of the model RefSeq protein was modified relative to this genomic sequence to represent the inferred CDS: inserted 1 base in 1 codon) codes for MGINIGGTAPPATEHLLVCVEMALGLQLRWQVLAGLLLCLCVGQWAEAGKVLVVPMEGSHWLSMREAVQELHARGHQAVVLSLEVNVHIKAEDFFTMKTYAIPYTQXDFDYFLMGSFNMFFERVHFLTLFWKTMTATKNLSLAFERSCEALFYNKDLIRDLNASSFDEVLTDPIYPCGAVLAKYLSIPTVSFLSFLPCDLDVEGVACPNPFSYVPKLLTRNSDHMTFFQRVKNLLYPLTLKYLCHFSFTPYAHMASELLQREVLLGEIFGSASAWLYRGDFVMDNPWQIMPNMVFIGGFNCGNRKPLSQVCTAAFVQSVFQVEHIIFNEKIKKKFMPCFTSYGILVHPPEI; via the exons ATGGGAATAAATATAGGTGGCACAGCCCCACCAGCGACGGAGCACCTTCTGGTTTGTGTGGAGATGGCCCTGGGACTGCAGCTTCGGTGGCAGGTGCTGGCTGGACTCCTGCTCTGTCTGTGTGTCGGGCAATGGGCCGAGGCTGGGAAGGTGCTGGTGGTCCCCATGGAGGGCAGCCACTGGCTCAGCATGCGGGAGGCCGTGCAGGAGCTCCACGCCAGAGGTCACCAGGCAGTGGTCCTATCTCTGGAGGTCAACGTTCACATCAAGGCAGAGGACTTTTTCACCATGAAAACCTATGCCATTCCATACACCC ATGATTTTGATTACTTCCTGATGGGCAGTTTTAATATGTTTTTTGAGAGAGTGCATTTTTTAACACTGTTTTGGAAAACTATGACAGCTACGAAAAATCTGTCTTTGGCCTTTGAAAGGTCTTGTGAGGCACTGTTTTATAACAAGGACCTGATCAGAGACCTGAATGCCAGTTCCTTCGATGAGGTTTTAACGGACCCTATTTACCCCTGCGGGGCAGTGCTGGCTAAGTATCTGTCCATTCCTACTGTGTCTTTCTTGAGTTTCCTTCCCTGTGACTTAGATGTTGAGGGCGTAGCATGCCCAAACCCTTTCTCTTATGTTCCTAAGTTGTTAACAAGGAATTCAGACCACATGACATTCTTCCAAAGGGTCAAGAACTTGCTCTACCCTCTGACCCTGAAGTACCTTTGCCATTTTTCTTTCACTCCTTATGCACATATGGCCTCTGAGCTTCTTCAGAGAGAGGTGTTGTTGGGGGAGATTTTTGGCTCTGCATCTGCGTGGCTGTACAGAGGAGACTTTGTGATGGACAACCCATGGCAGATCATGCCCAATATGGTGTTCATTGGGGGTTTCAACTGTGGCAACAGGAAACCATTATCTCAGGTCTGTACTGCTGCTTTTGTTCAATCAGTGTTCCAAGTGGAACACattattttcaatgaaaaaattaaaaaaaaatttatgccaTGCTTCACatcttatgggatcttagttcacccaCCAGAGATTTAA